From a single Apium graveolens cultivar Ventura chromosome 2, ASM990537v1, whole genome shotgun sequence genomic region:
- the LOC141706898 gene encoding ubiquitin carboxyl-terminal hydrolase 23 isoform X1, whose product MDAKPAPSKATNLSELSISTSSSSFFEKRIEFHLARKPFTGFTNSNGAFQLETLNPSTSNSSQFKPNLLVKKLDSVETKDNGFDPELSYQISFRRIGAGLMNLGNTCFLNSVLQCLTYTEPLAAYLQSGKHKSSCRTAGFCALCAIQKHVSSALQSTGRILAPKEIVSNLRCISRNFRNSRQEDAHEYMVNLLESMHKCCLPSGVPSESQSAYDKSSVHKIFGGRLRSQVKCMQCFYTSDKFDPFLDLSLEIVKADSIQKALTHFTAKEFLDGGERHYQCQQCKHKVKALKQLTIHKAPYVLTIHLKRFSSHLAGQKIDKRIIFGTTLDLKPFVTDPCDGDLKYTLYGVLVHAGWSTHSGHYYCFVRTSSGMWYSLDDNRVIQVSEKMVLGQKAYMLFYYREIKKPSSNKSFDVVHKQNASSTEIAKSYYGSSQESKETPCGQIEKGSGSISSAAVVHRNSSIEAVPGKPIIKDAPAECSTENKDSLVDHLSSRASVACLLQKDSSANYSSLPPKVNCIIPTSNVKAVGVDTSVECVNNLIDASIPDNVPNSVSGRGLCDSGAMSLQISDSRNPQKGPDDAVAISTNYALLENCPRVTAGKAFSSENPGCIPLSMSNPLTTASATALNNSQVIKQAAVPEISPMPIRKLKSTRKVHDEKLSQRQKSFSRCPIMKMKLSSKFLSVRKKKFKSRKGKLVSRNLIQKSLVDGESSVPADLEPSTSQKYQTPYGGLDHPLRGQKKFGSKKREKSCVVNNIVVSNINGDSMTNNEVESVKRTAQKGAMLSCSNPTENFSVGASAGNPVNDRGPCYPKYSSKESMQNGLMSVLTHGLEETVARWDEIGSHTREKTERSAAGNVNIGHIGDEWDEEYDRGKRKKVRIFKNDFSGPNPFQEIATMRTKTKKAKMDYSSPGNKPFRI is encoded by the exons ATGGATGCTAAACCCGCTCCATCGAAAGCCACAAACCTATCGGAGCTCTCAATATCCACCTCTTCCTCCTCTTTCTTCGAGAAGCGAATCGAATTTCACCTAGCTCGAAAGCCGTTCACCGGCTTCACCAATAGCAACGGAGCATTTCAATTAGAGACTCTTAATCCGTCGACATCTAATTCATCGCAATTTAAACCTAATTTATTAGTTAAAAAACTTGATTCGGTAGAAACTAAGGACAATGGATTCGATCCGGAGCTCAGTTACCAGATATCGTTTCGGAGAATC GGTGCTGGTTTGATGAATTTAGGCAACACTTGTTTTTTGAACTCGGTGTTGCAGTGTTTGACGTATACGGAGCCTTTAGCTGCGTATTTACAGAGCGGAAAACATAAATCGTCTT GTCGCACAGCTGGGTTCTGTGCTTTGTGTGCCATCCAAAAACATGTTAGCAGTGCTCTACAATCCACTGGGAGAATATTAGCACCGAAGGAGATAGTCTCAAACTTGCGAT GCATATCACGCAATTTTCGAAATTCTAGGCAAGAGGATGCTCACGAATATATGGTAAATCTGTTGGAATCAATGCACAAATGCTGCTTACCTTCTGGAGTACCTAGTGAATCACAGAGTGCTTATGACAAAAGTTCGGTGCACAAGATCTTTGGTGGTCGCCTCCGTAGTCAG GTGAAATGTATGCAGTGTTTTTATACATCTGATAAGTTTGATCCTTTCCTGGACTTGAGCCTTGAAATCGTGAAGGCGGATTCAATACAGAAGGCACTTACTCATTTCACCGCGAAAGAGTTTTTAGATGGAGGGGAGAGGCATTACCAGTGTCAACAATGCAAGCATAAAGTTAAGGCTCTTAAGCAGCTTACAATTCACAAGGCACCTTACGTTCTAACAATCCACCTAAAACGGTTTAGCTCACATTTAGCGGGACAAAAGATTGACAAAAGGATTATTTTCGGAACTACATTGGACCTGAAACCGTTTGTAACTGATCCATGT GATGGAGATTTAAAATATACCCTGTACGGTGTTTTGGTTCATGCCGGGTGGAGCACTCACTCTGGTCACTATTACTGCTTTGTACGGACATCTAGTGGCATGTGGTACTCACTTGATGACAATCGG GTTATTCAAGTTAGTGAAAAGATGGTGTTGGGGCAGAAGGCATACATGTTGTTCTACTATCGAGAGATAAAAAAGCCTTCTTCAAACAAGTCTTTTGATGTTGTTCATAAACAAAATGCTAGTTCCACAGAGATAGCTAAATCTTATTATGGTTCTAGTCAAGAATCAAAAGAAACCCCGTGTGGCCAAATTGAGAAGGGGAGTGGATCTATTTCTTCTGCTGCAGTTGTGCACAGAAATTCATCAATTGAGGCTGTGCCAGGGAAGCCAATAATCAAAGATGCCCCAGCTGAGTGCTCGACAGAAAACAAAGACTCTCTGGTAGATCACCTTTCGAGTCGAGCCAGTGTAGCATGTTTGCTCCAAAAGGATTCATCCGCTAATTACTCTAGTTTGCCACCTAAAGTTAACTGCATTATCCCAACAAGCAATGTGAAAGCTGTTGGTGTAGACACCAGTGTTGAATGTGTGAACAATCTGATTGATGCTTCCATCCCTGACAATGTTCCGAATTCAGTTAGTGGTAGGGGTTTATGTGATTCTGGTGCCATGTCTTTACAGATCAGCGATTCTAGAAACCCTCAAAAGGGTCCTGATGATGCAGTAGCTATATCAACAAATTATGCTCTCCTTGAGAATTGTCCTAGAGTTACAGCAGGAAAGGCCTTTTCTTCAGAG AATCCTGGTTGTATACCATTGAGTATGAGCAACCCTCTCACAACTGCAAGTGCAACAGCCTTGAATAATAGTCAG GTTATTAAACAGGCAGCAGTACCAGAAATATCACCTATGCCAATAAGGAAACTTAAATCAACGCGAAAGGTCCATGATGAAAAATTGAGCCAAAGGCAAAAAAGTTTCTCCAGGTGTCCTATTATGAAAATGAAACTGAGCTCTAAATTTTTAAGTGTACGGAAGAAGAAATTTAAGAGCAGAAAGGGTAAATTGGTGAGCAGAAATCTTATTCAGAAAAGTCTGGTGGATGGGGAGAGCTCTGTTCCTGCAGATCTTGAGCCATCTACTTCACAAAAGTACCAAACACCATATGGTGGTTTAGATCACCCTCTAAGAGGACAGAAAAAGTTTGGATctaagaaaagagagaaaagttGTGTGGTGAATAATATAGTAGTCTCAAACATAAATGGTGATTCTATGACTAACAATGAAGTAGAGTCAGTAAAGAGAACTGCCCAGAAAGGTGCTATGCTTTCCTGCAGTAATCCCACAGAAAATTTTTCAGTAGGTGCTTCAGCAGGTAATCCAGTGAATGATAGAGGTCCTTGCTATCCTAAATATAGCAGTAAAGAGTCTATGCAGAATGGGCTGATGAGTGTGCTTACACACGGTTTAGAGGAGACGG TTGCACGTTGGGACGAGATAGGATCCCATACAAGAGAGAAGACAGAGCGGAGTGCTGCAGGCAACGTCAATATTGGCCATATTGGAGATGAATG GGATGAAGAATATGATAGAGGAAAAAGGAAAAAGGTGAGGATCTTCAAGAATGACTTCAGTGGACCAAATCCTTTCCAAGAAATTGCAACTATGCGAACAAAGACAAAAAAAGCAAAGATGGACTATTCTAGTCCCGGCAACAAACCATTTAGGATATGA
- the LOC141706898 gene encoding ubiquitin carboxyl-terminal hydrolase 23 isoform X2: MDAKPAPSKATNLSELSISTSSSSFFEKRIEFHLARKPFTGFTNSNGAFQLETLNPSTSNSSQFKPNLLVKKLDSVETKDNGFDPELSYQISFRRIGAGLMNLGNTCFLNSVLQCLTYTEPLAAYLQSGKHKSSCRTAGFCALCAIQKHVSSALQSTGRILAPKEIVSNLRCISRNFRNSRQEDAHEYMVNLLESMHKCCLPSGVPSESQSAYDKSSVHKIFGGRLRSQVKCMQCFYTSDKFDPFLDLSLEIVKADSIQKALTHFTAKEFLDGGERHYQCQQCKHKVKALKQLTIHKAPYVLTIHLKRFSSHLAGQKIDKRIIFGTTLDLKPFVTDPCDGDLKYTLYGVLVHAGWSTHSGHYYCFVRTSSGMWYSLDDNRVIQVSEKMVLGQKAYMLFYYREIKKPSSNKSFDVVHKQNASSTEIAKSYYGSSQESKETPCGQIEKGSGSISSAAVVHRNSSIEAVPGKPIIKDAPAECSTENKDSLVDHLSSRASVACLLQKDSSANYSSLPPKVNCIIPTSNVKAVGVDTSVECVNNLIDASIPDNVPNSVSGRGLCDSGAMSLQISDSRNPQKGPDDAVAISTNYALLENCPRVTAGKAFSSENPGCIPLSMSNPLTTASATALNNSQAAVPEISPMPIRKLKSTRKVHDEKLSQRQKSFSRCPIMKMKLSSKFLSVRKKKFKSRKGKLVSRNLIQKSLVDGESSVPADLEPSTSQKYQTPYGGLDHPLRGQKKFGSKKREKSCVVNNIVVSNINGDSMTNNEVESVKRTAQKGAMLSCSNPTENFSVGASAGNPVNDRGPCYPKYSSKESMQNGLMSVLTHGLEETVARWDEIGSHTREKTERSAAGNVNIGHIGDEWDEEYDRGKRKKVRIFKNDFSGPNPFQEIATMRTKTKKAKMDYSSPGNKPFRI, encoded by the exons ATGGATGCTAAACCCGCTCCATCGAAAGCCACAAACCTATCGGAGCTCTCAATATCCACCTCTTCCTCCTCTTTCTTCGAGAAGCGAATCGAATTTCACCTAGCTCGAAAGCCGTTCACCGGCTTCACCAATAGCAACGGAGCATTTCAATTAGAGACTCTTAATCCGTCGACATCTAATTCATCGCAATTTAAACCTAATTTATTAGTTAAAAAACTTGATTCGGTAGAAACTAAGGACAATGGATTCGATCCGGAGCTCAGTTACCAGATATCGTTTCGGAGAATC GGTGCTGGTTTGATGAATTTAGGCAACACTTGTTTTTTGAACTCGGTGTTGCAGTGTTTGACGTATACGGAGCCTTTAGCTGCGTATTTACAGAGCGGAAAACATAAATCGTCTT GTCGCACAGCTGGGTTCTGTGCTTTGTGTGCCATCCAAAAACATGTTAGCAGTGCTCTACAATCCACTGGGAGAATATTAGCACCGAAGGAGATAGTCTCAAACTTGCGAT GCATATCACGCAATTTTCGAAATTCTAGGCAAGAGGATGCTCACGAATATATGGTAAATCTGTTGGAATCAATGCACAAATGCTGCTTACCTTCTGGAGTACCTAGTGAATCACAGAGTGCTTATGACAAAAGTTCGGTGCACAAGATCTTTGGTGGTCGCCTCCGTAGTCAG GTGAAATGTATGCAGTGTTTTTATACATCTGATAAGTTTGATCCTTTCCTGGACTTGAGCCTTGAAATCGTGAAGGCGGATTCAATACAGAAGGCACTTACTCATTTCACCGCGAAAGAGTTTTTAGATGGAGGGGAGAGGCATTACCAGTGTCAACAATGCAAGCATAAAGTTAAGGCTCTTAAGCAGCTTACAATTCACAAGGCACCTTACGTTCTAACAATCCACCTAAAACGGTTTAGCTCACATTTAGCGGGACAAAAGATTGACAAAAGGATTATTTTCGGAACTACATTGGACCTGAAACCGTTTGTAACTGATCCATGT GATGGAGATTTAAAATATACCCTGTACGGTGTTTTGGTTCATGCCGGGTGGAGCACTCACTCTGGTCACTATTACTGCTTTGTACGGACATCTAGTGGCATGTGGTACTCACTTGATGACAATCGG GTTATTCAAGTTAGTGAAAAGATGGTGTTGGGGCAGAAGGCATACATGTTGTTCTACTATCGAGAGATAAAAAAGCCTTCTTCAAACAAGTCTTTTGATGTTGTTCATAAACAAAATGCTAGTTCCACAGAGATAGCTAAATCTTATTATGGTTCTAGTCAAGAATCAAAAGAAACCCCGTGTGGCCAAATTGAGAAGGGGAGTGGATCTATTTCTTCTGCTGCAGTTGTGCACAGAAATTCATCAATTGAGGCTGTGCCAGGGAAGCCAATAATCAAAGATGCCCCAGCTGAGTGCTCGACAGAAAACAAAGACTCTCTGGTAGATCACCTTTCGAGTCGAGCCAGTGTAGCATGTTTGCTCCAAAAGGATTCATCCGCTAATTACTCTAGTTTGCCACCTAAAGTTAACTGCATTATCCCAACAAGCAATGTGAAAGCTGTTGGTGTAGACACCAGTGTTGAATGTGTGAACAATCTGATTGATGCTTCCATCCCTGACAATGTTCCGAATTCAGTTAGTGGTAGGGGTTTATGTGATTCTGGTGCCATGTCTTTACAGATCAGCGATTCTAGAAACCCTCAAAAGGGTCCTGATGATGCAGTAGCTATATCAACAAATTATGCTCTCCTTGAGAATTGTCCTAGAGTTACAGCAGGAAAGGCCTTTTCTTCAGAG AATCCTGGTTGTATACCATTGAGTATGAGCAACCCTCTCACAACTGCAAGTGCAACAGCCTTGAATAATAGTCAG GCAGCAGTACCAGAAATATCACCTATGCCAATAAGGAAACTTAAATCAACGCGAAAGGTCCATGATGAAAAATTGAGCCAAAGGCAAAAAAGTTTCTCCAGGTGTCCTATTATGAAAATGAAACTGAGCTCTAAATTTTTAAGTGTACGGAAGAAGAAATTTAAGAGCAGAAAGGGTAAATTGGTGAGCAGAAATCTTATTCAGAAAAGTCTGGTGGATGGGGAGAGCTCTGTTCCTGCAGATCTTGAGCCATCTACTTCACAAAAGTACCAAACACCATATGGTGGTTTAGATCACCCTCTAAGAGGACAGAAAAAGTTTGGATctaagaaaagagagaaaagttGTGTGGTGAATAATATAGTAGTCTCAAACATAAATGGTGATTCTATGACTAACAATGAAGTAGAGTCAGTAAAGAGAACTGCCCAGAAAGGTGCTATGCTTTCCTGCAGTAATCCCACAGAAAATTTTTCAGTAGGTGCTTCAGCAGGTAATCCAGTGAATGATAGAGGTCCTTGCTATCCTAAATATAGCAGTAAAGAGTCTATGCAGAATGGGCTGATGAGTGTGCTTACACACGGTTTAGAGGAGACGG TTGCACGTTGGGACGAGATAGGATCCCATACAAGAGAGAAGACAGAGCGGAGTGCTGCAGGCAACGTCAATATTGGCCATATTGGAGATGAATG GGATGAAGAATATGATAGAGGAAAAAGGAAAAAGGTGAGGATCTTCAAGAATGACTTCAGTGGACCAAATCCTTTCCAAGAAATTGCAACTATGCGAACAAAGACAAAAAAAGCAAAGATGGACTATTCTAGTCCCGGCAACAAACCATTTAGGATATGA